The genomic DNA CAAGGCTCCAGATAATGGGATATGGAAGAACGATCGTGTTAGACTTACAGCACTATCCATATTGGTCGAGGAAGAATATGATTGCTTTGTCGAACGTTCAATAGTAGAATATGCCAGATATGGTATTGTGCGCGAAGTCCAGATCAAACGAGCTGACAGGAGGAAAGTTTTGGCACTTGCCAGCAGGATCAGGAAAATAAGAGCTGGTAAACTACCGCAAAGACCAGACTCTACACCTTGCGATTATTGTGGATATAAGTCCTTTTGTAGTGTTATTCCAACCCTTGCATCCCGTTTCTTTTAAATCAAATAACAATATTAAAGTAATGTGAAGTTATTGAACCGAAAAGTATTTACGAGCATAATTATAATATATGTTCGTATAGCTCCGAACAATGGGGTAGTATTAAACTTATTAAAATTAAAAGGTAGTGATACTATGATTGAAGTAACAGAATTAGCAGCAGGCGAATTGAAAAATTTACTTGAGCAAGAAAATAAATCTGATCATGCACTTCGGATATTTGTAGCAGGCATGGGATGCAGCGGTGTCCAGTACGGTTTAACCCTGGACAACAAAAAGACCGATGAAGATGTAGAATTGACCAGCAACGGAATTAAGCTGTTCATGACAGGTGAAGTTCAGGAATCACTGTATGGAGCTGAGATCGATTATATTGATAATGAACACGGCCAGGGATTTGTAATAAAGAATCCTAATGCGCCATCATGCGGGTCAGGCTGCTCCTGTTAAAGGAGCATTATAAAATTTTCAATATTTAACCCAAGATAGTGTCATATGACACTATCTTAGGTATAGTATGTATAATACTCTTCTGTATTATTCTTTAACATTCTTCCGTGTTTAATCCCTTGTTTTAGAGCTTTTTGATTTACAGGTAACAATTCTTGTTTTATACGTTCACTCAAGG from Methanosarcinales archaeon includes the following:
- a CDS encoding iron-sulfur cluster assembly accessory protein; translated protein: MIEVTELAAGELKNLLEQENKSDHALRIFVAGMGCSGVQYGLTLDNKKTDEDVELTSNGIKLFMTGEVQESLYGAEIDYIDNEHGQGFVIKNPNAPSCGSGCSC